A part of Aegilops tauschii subsp. strangulata cultivar AL8/78 chromosome 2, Aet v6.0, whole genome shotgun sequence genomic DNA contains:
- the LOC109768668 gene encoding mediator of RNA polymerase II transcription subunit 33A isoform X1 — translation MASLSSPWVEWAGEYTKAAQAEALPPNEWAARVATAAAAAGERGDVQFSAGLAEMLARVVLSGESSGAAPAAAWKYAEAALAARLASPALLLTLLSSRVIPQRVARPTAYRLYLELLRRHGFKLCFQMKAANSNKIRQLIDDNLNLSQIFGFSACEPGVFIVEFVLCILWQLVDTALDDESLLELTPEKKAQWPTRPQDISAFEVSFSEQKPEKIEKLQRMNSVITIELIGHLLHNKVITRILSLARENMQTQWGLFTYRLRLLVANSSTLQASTMSLVAFQQLILDDHNVHGENKHSLHKKFHPMVASNPLSSPNGHCLGGSYSALWTPIDMYLEDCLDGSIAATNSIEILSGLVKALQAVNRSSWHDAFMALWIASVRLVQREREPIEGPVPHLETRLCMLLSIATLAVADIIEEADSRCGETDLSSHWKQKTATDDLRKELMLSLQALGDYESLLVPPPCIISAANQAASKAAMLVSGINSSSGYMESINETGNMRHLIVESCISRNLLDTSAYYWPGYINGHVNSMSHAIPSQLAGWAAFMKGTPLTQSLVSVLVSSPASSNKSLNEAHKLDGSLAELEKLFEVAVNGSDDDKVSAATVLCGATLLRGWNFQEHTVRLVVKLLSHSDPADYSGRESQLIKHGPMLNVILTGISPVDYAPIFSFHGLVPELATVLMAICEVFGCLSPSVSWTLGAGEEISAHTVFSNAFILLLRLWKFNHPPLEYCIMGDGAPVGSQLTPEYLLLLRNSQVLSASSSSKSRSSQKQLPVTSSRSSQNPIFMDSFPKLKLWYRQHQACLASPLSGLAHGTPVHNIVDSLLNLMFRKANKGSTSIGSVSGSSSISNSSGPGDDGSHLWPQLPAWEILEAVPFVVDAALTACSHGRLFPRELATGLKDLADFLPASTATIVSYFSAEVTRGVWKPAFMNGTDWPSPAANLSMVEEHIKKIVAATGVDVPRLATGGTTLGRLPLPLAAFVSLTITYKLDKASERFLNLAGPALENLAASCPWPSMAIVAALWTQKVKRWSDFLVFSASRTVFHHNNDAVVQLLRSCFTSILGMSSTSLCCCGGVASLLGHGFGSHCSGGLSPVAPGILYLRIFRCIKDCSILAEDILSLLMLSVKDIAETTVSRHGSDKLKRTKYAMGHGKISLATAMTQVKVAASLGATLVWLSGGTTLVQSLFQEMLPSWFLSAQDLDRGGASGGTVYKLGGHALAYFAVYSGMFAWGIDPTPVSRRRERVMRSHLEFLASALDGKISLGCNMSLWRAYVSGFLGLVVDRAPCLLHEVDLKVLKKLSIGLRQWKEKELAVAILCRGGPEAMGVAAELILDSEW, via the exons ATGGCGTCGTTGTCCTCGCCGTGGGTTGAATGGGCCGGGGAGTACACCAAGGCGGCGCAAGCGGAGGCGCTCCCGCCGAATGAGTGGGCGGCGCGGGTGGCCACAGCGGCGGCAGCCGCGGGGGAAAGAGGGGACGTACAGTTTTCGGCGGGGCTGGCCGAAATGCTGGCGCGCGTGGTCCTCTCTGGGGAAAGCAgcggcgccgcccccgccgcggcGTGGAAGTACGCCGAGGCTGCCCTCGCCGCGCGCCTCGCGTCACCGGCGCTCCTCCTCACGCTCCTCTCCTCAAG GGTCATTCCTCAACGGGTGGCAAGGCCAACAGCGTATCGACTTTATTTGGAGCTCTTGCGGAGACATGGATTCAAATTATGTTTTCAGATGAAAGCGGCAAATTCCAACAA GATCAGGCAGTTAATAGATGATAACCTTAACCTCTCCCAGATATTTGGCTTTTCAGCATGTGAACCAGGAGTCTTTATTGTTGAATTTGTCCTTTGCATTTTATGGCAATTGGTTGATACCGCATTAGATGATGAGAGTCTGCTAGAGTTAACCCCAGAAAAGAAAGCTCAATGGCCAACTAGGCCTCAAGATATTAGTGCATTTGAAGTTTCTTTTTCGGAACAAAAGCCAGAGAAAATTGAGAAATTACAGAGGATGAATAGTGTGATAACTATAGAGCTTATTGGACATCTTCTTCACAATAAAGTAATTACTCGCATCCTCTCATTGGCACGCGAAAACAT GCAAACTCAGTGGGGACTATTCACTTATCGGTTACGATTACTTGTGGCAAACTCATCCACCTTACAAGCTTCGACGATGTCCTTGGTAGCATTTCAGCAGTTGATTCTAGATGACCACAATGTCCATGGCGAAAATAAACATAGTTTGCACAAAAAATTCCACCCCATGGTGGCTTCTAACCCTCTATCTTCTCCAAATGGACATTGCCTTGGTGGTAGTTATTCTGCACTATGGACTCCTATCGATATGTATCTTGAGGATTGCCTTGATGGCTCAATTGCTGCCACAAATTCCATTGAGATTTTAAGTG GTTTGGTCAAGGCACTTCAAGCAGTCAATAGATCCAGCTGGCATGATGCATTCATGGCCCTTTGGATAGCATCAGTTCGCCTTGTACAAAGG GAACGAGAACCGATTGAAGGTCCTGTGCCTCACCTTGAAACACGACTATGCATGCTTTTGTCTATTGCAACACTTGCAGTTGCTGACATAATTGAAGAAGCAGATTCACGTTGTGGTGAAACTGACCTCAGCAGTCACTGGAaacaaaaaacagcaactgatgATCTGCGTAAGGAATTGATGTTAAGCTTACAGGCTCTTGGTGATTACGAAAGTCTGCTTGTTCCTCCTCCATGTATCATCTCGGCAGCTAATCAGGCTGCTTCCAAAGCTGCAATGCTTGTTTCAGGAATTAACAGTAGCAGCGGCTACATGGAAAGTATCAATGAAA CTGGAAACATGAGGCACTTGATTGTGGAGTCATGTATCTCAAGAAACTTATTGGATACGTCAGCTTACTATTGGCCTGGTTATATTAATGGTCATGTCAACTCCATGTCTCATGCAATTCCTAGCCAACTTGCTGGGTGGGCGGCCTTCATGAAGGGTACACCATTAACTCAGTCACTGGTTAGTGTGTTGGTCTCAAGTCCTGCTTCAAG TAATAAATCACTGAATGAAGCTCATAAACTTGATGGAAGCTTAGCAGAGCTCGAAAAGTTATTTGAAGTTGCAGTCAACGGATCAGATGATGATAAGGTGTCTGCTGCTACTGTTCTCTGTGGAGCAACCTTGTTACGAGGTTGGAATTTTCAG GAGCATACAGTTCGCTTAGTCGTTAAATTGCTCTCACATTCTGATCCTGCTGATTATTCTGGTAGAGAGAGCCAGTTAATAAAGCATGGTCCAATGCTTAATGTTATTCTAACTGGAATATCACCCGTAGACTATGCTCCAATCTTCTCATTCCATGGTTTG GTTCCAGAACTGGCTACTGTGCTCATGGCGATATGTGAAGTTTTTGGGTGTCTTTCCCCAAGTGTTTCATGGACGCTGGGAGCAGGGGAGGAAATATCTGCTCACACGGTCTTCTCAAATGCGTTCATTCTTCTGTTAAGACTATGGAAGTTTAATCATCCACCACTTGAATATTGTATAATGGGAGATGGTGCTCCAGTTGGCTCACAACTAACTCCTGAGTATCTTCTGTTATTGAGGAACTCCCAAGTTCTTTCTGCCAGCAGTTCATCCAAAAGTAGAAGCAGCCAGAAGCAATTACCTGTTACTTCAAGTCGATCATCTCAGAACCCTATTTTTATGGATTCTTTTCCGAAGTTGAAATTGTGGTACCGGCAGCACCAAGCTTGTCTGGCCTCGCCTCTCTCTGGACTTGCTCATGGAACACCTGTACATAACATTGTAGACAGCCTTCTCAACTTGATGTTCAGAAAGGCCAACAAAGGAAGTACATCTattggctctgtatctggtagtaGCAGCATAAGTAACTCCTCTGGTCCTGGTGATGACGGTTCACATCTTTGGCCTCAGTTACCTGCTTGGGAAATACTAGAAGCTGTTCCATTTGTGGTTGATGCTGCTCTAACTGCTTGCTCCCATGGAAGACTATTTCCGCGTGAACTGGCTACAG GTCTCAAAGATCTAGCTGATTTTCTGCCTGCATCTACTGCAACAATCGTAAGCTACTTTTCAGCTGAAGTGACACGTGGTGTTTGGAAACCTGCATTCATGAATGGAACAGATTGGCCTAGCCCGGCTGCCAATTTATCCATGGTTGAAGAACATATCAAGAAAATTGTAGCTGCTACTGGCGTTGATGTTCCAAGACTTGCCACAG GAGGAACTACTTTGGGTAGACTTCCATTGCCACTGGCTGCTTTTGTGAGCCTCACCATCACATACAAGCTTGACAAGGCATCCGAACGTTTCCTTAACCTAGCTGGTCCAGCTTTAGAGAATCTTGCTGCTAGCTGCCCTTGGCCAAGCATGGCAATTGTCGCAGCACTGTGGACTCAAAAGGTCAAGCGATGGAGTGATTTTCTAGTCTTTTCAGCATCACGCACGGTCTTCCACCATAACAATGATGCAGTTGTCCAGCTCCTCCGAAGCTGCTTCACTTCTATTCTTGGCATGTCGTCAACATCATTATGCTGTTGCGGAGGTGTTGCTAGCCTTCTGGGTCACGGGTTTGGCTCTCATTGCTCTGGTGGTCTCTCACCAGTTGCACCAGGAATTCTCTACCTCCGGATATTCCGGTGCATCAAGGACTGCTCTATACTTGCAGAAGATATACTTTCTCTGCTGATGCTTTCGGTGAAAGACATAGCTGAGACAACAGTGTCCAGGCATGGATCGGACAAGCTAAAGAGGACCAAGTATGCAATGGGACATGGAAAGATCTCTCTTGCTACTGCAATGACACAAGTTAAGGTGGCGGCATCACTTGGAGCGACACTCGTGTGGTTATCAGGCGGTACTACCCTTGTCCAGTCTCTGTTTCAAGAGATGTTGCCCTCTTGGTTCCTTTCTGCGCAGGATCTGGACCGAGGAGGAGCCAGTGGAGGAACGGTATACAAGTTGGGTGGCCATGCACTTGCCTACTTTGCAGTGTACTCTGGGATGTTCGCATGGGGCATCGACCCGACACCAGTGTCCCGGCGTCGAGAGAGGGTTATGCGGTCGCACCTGGAGTTCCTAGCAAGCGCATTGGACGGAAAGATCTCTCTAGGCTGCAACATGTCCCTGTGGCGAGCCTACGTTTCAGGCTTCCTGGGGCTGGTAGTGGACCGCGCCCCCTGCTTGTTGCATGAGGTCGACCTCAAGGTGCTCAAGAAGCTTAGCATTGGGCTCCGGCAGTGGAAAGAGAAGGAGCTTGCCGTGGCCATCCTTTGCAGGGGTGGACCGGAGGCAATGGGTGTTGCCGCAGAGTTGATATTGGATAGCGAGTGGTGA
- the LOC109768668 gene encoding mediator of RNA polymerase II transcription subunit 33A isoform X2, producing the protein MASLSSPWVEWAGEYTKAAQAEALPPNEWAARVATAAAAAGERGDVQFSAGLAEMLARVVLSGESSGAAPAAAWKYAEAALAARLASPALLLTLLSSRVIPQRVARPTAYRLYLELLRRHGFKLCFQMKAANSNKIRQLIDDNLNLSQIFGFSACEPGVFIVEFVLCILWQLVDTALDDESLLELTPEKKAQWPTRPQDISAFEVSFSEQKPEKIEKLQRMNSVITIELIGHLLHNKVITRILSLARENMQTQWGLFTYRLRLLVANSSTLQASTMSLVAFQQLILDDHNVHGENKHSLHKKFHPMVASNPLSSPNGHCLGGSYSALWTPIDMYLEDCLDGSIAATNSIEILSGLVKALQAVNRSSWHDAFMALWIASVRLVQREREPIEGPVPHLETRLCMLLSIATLAVADIIEEADSRCGETDLSSHWKQKTATDDLRKELMLSLQALGDYESLLVPPPCIISAANQAASKAAMLVSGINSSSGYMESINETGNMRHLIVESCISRNLLDTSAYYWPGYINGHVNSMSHAIPSQLAGWAAFMKGTPLTQSLVSVLVSSPASSLAELEKLFEVAVNGSDDDKVSAATVLCGATLLRGWNFQEHTVRLVVKLLSHSDPADYSGRESQLIKHGPMLNVILTGISPVDYAPIFSFHGLVPELATVLMAICEVFGCLSPSVSWTLGAGEEISAHTVFSNAFILLLRLWKFNHPPLEYCIMGDGAPVGSQLTPEYLLLLRNSQVLSASSSSKSRSSQKQLPVTSSRSSQNPIFMDSFPKLKLWYRQHQACLASPLSGLAHGTPVHNIVDSLLNLMFRKANKGSTSIGSVSGSSSISNSSGPGDDGSHLWPQLPAWEILEAVPFVVDAALTACSHGRLFPRELATGLKDLADFLPASTATIVSYFSAEVTRGVWKPAFMNGTDWPSPAANLSMVEEHIKKIVAATGVDVPRLATGGTTLGRLPLPLAAFVSLTITYKLDKASERFLNLAGPALENLAASCPWPSMAIVAALWTQKVKRWSDFLVFSASRTVFHHNNDAVVQLLRSCFTSILGMSSTSLCCCGGVASLLGHGFGSHCSGGLSPVAPGILYLRIFRCIKDCSILAEDILSLLMLSVKDIAETTVSRHGSDKLKRTKYAMGHGKISLATAMTQVKVAASLGATLVWLSGGTTLVQSLFQEMLPSWFLSAQDLDRGGASGGTVYKLGGHALAYFAVYSGMFAWGIDPTPVSRRRERVMRSHLEFLASALDGKISLGCNMSLWRAYVSGFLGLVVDRAPCLLHEVDLKVLKKLSIGLRQWKEKELAVAILCRGGPEAMGVAAELILDSEW; encoded by the exons ATGGCGTCGTTGTCCTCGCCGTGGGTTGAATGGGCCGGGGAGTACACCAAGGCGGCGCAAGCGGAGGCGCTCCCGCCGAATGAGTGGGCGGCGCGGGTGGCCACAGCGGCGGCAGCCGCGGGGGAAAGAGGGGACGTACAGTTTTCGGCGGGGCTGGCCGAAATGCTGGCGCGCGTGGTCCTCTCTGGGGAAAGCAgcggcgccgcccccgccgcggcGTGGAAGTACGCCGAGGCTGCCCTCGCCGCGCGCCTCGCGTCACCGGCGCTCCTCCTCACGCTCCTCTCCTCAAG GGTCATTCCTCAACGGGTGGCAAGGCCAACAGCGTATCGACTTTATTTGGAGCTCTTGCGGAGACATGGATTCAAATTATGTTTTCAGATGAAAGCGGCAAATTCCAACAA GATCAGGCAGTTAATAGATGATAACCTTAACCTCTCCCAGATATTTGGCTTTTCAGCATGTGAACCAGGAGTCTTTATTGTTGAATTTGTCCTTTGCATTTTATGGCAATTGGTTGATACCGCATTAGATGATGAGAGTCTGCTAGAGTTAACCCCAGAAAAGAAAGCTCAATGGCCAACTAGGCCTCAAGATATTAGTGCATTTGAAGTTTCTTTTTCGGAACAAAAGCCAGAGAAAATTGAGAAATTACAGAGGATGAATAGTGTGATAACTATAGAGCTTATTGGACATCTTCTTCACAATAAAGTAATTACTCGCATCCTCTCATTGGCACGCGAAAACAT GCAAACTCAGTGGGGACTATTCACTTATCGGTTACGATTACTTGTGGCAAACTCATCCACCTTACAAGCTTCGACGATGTCCTTGGTAGCATTTCAGCAGTTGATTCTAGATGACCACAATGTCCATGGCGAAAATAAACATAGTTTGCACAAAAAATTCCACCCCATGGTGGCTTCTAACCCTCTATCTTCTCCAAATGGACATTGCCTTGGTGGTAGTTATTCTGCACTATGGACTCCTATCGATATGTATCTTGAGGATTGCCTTGATGGCTCAATTGCTGCCACAAATTCCATTGAGATTTTAAGTG GTTTGGTCAAGGCACTTCAAGCAGTCAATAGATCCAGCTGGCATGATGCATTCATGGCCCTTTGGATAGCATCAGTTCGCCTTGTACAAAGG GAACGAGAACCGATTGAAGGTCCTGTGCCTCACCTTGAAACACGACTATGCATGCTTTTGTCTATTGCAACACTTGCAGTTGCTGACATAATTGAAGAAGCAGATTCACGTTGTGGTGAAACTGACCTCAGCAGTCACTGGAaacaaaaaacagcaactgatgATCTGCGTAAGGAATTGATGTTAAGCTTACAGGCTCTTGGTGATTACGAAAGTCTGCTTGTTCCTCCTCCATGTATCATCTCGGCAGCTAATCAGGCTGCTTCCAAAGCTGCAATGCTTGTTTCAGGAATTAACAGTAGCAGCGGCTACATGGAAAGTATCAATGAAA CTGGAAACATGAGGCACTTGATTGTGGAGTCATGTATCTCAAGAAACTTATTGGATACGTCAGCTTACTATTGGCCTGGTTATATTAATGGTCATGTCAACTCCATGTCTCATGCAATTCCTAGCCAACTTGCTGGGTGGGCGGCCTTCATGAAGGGTACACCATTAACTCAGTCACTGGTTAGTGTGTTGGTCTCAAGTCCTGCTTCAAG CTTAGCAGAGCTCGAAAAGTTATTTGAAGTTGCAGTCAACGGATCAGATGATGATAAGGTGTCTGCTGCTACTGTTCTCTGTGGAGCAACCTTGTTACGAGGTTGGAATTTTCAG GAGCATACAGTTCGCTTAGTCGTTAAATTGCTCTCACATTCTGATCCTGCTGATTATTCTGGTAGAGAGAGCCAGTTAATAAAGCATGGTCCAATGCTTAATGTTATTCTAACTGGAATATCACCCGTAGACTATGCTCCAATCTTCTCATTCCATGGTTTG GTTCCAGAACTGGCTACTGTGCTCATGGCGATATGTGAAGTTTTTGGGTGTCTTTCCCCAAGTGTTTCATGGACGCTGGGAGCAGGGGAGGAAATATCTGCTCACACGGTCTTCTCAAATGCGTTCATTCTTCTGTTAAGACTATGGAAGTTTAATCATCCACCACTTGAATATTGTATAATGGGAGATGGTGCTCCAGTTGGCTCACAACTAACTCCTGAGTATCTTCTGTTATTGAGGAACTCCCAAGTTCTTTCTGCCAGCAGTTCATCCAAAAGTAGAAGCAGCCAGAAGCAATTACCTGTTACTTCAAGTCGATCATCTCAGAACCCTATTTTTATGGATTCTTTTCCGAAGTTGAAATTGTGGTACCGGCAGCACCAAGCTTGTCTGGCCTCGCCTCTCTCTGGACTTGCTCATGGAACACCTGTACATAACATTGTAGACAGCCTTCTCAACTTGATGTTCAGAAAGGCCAACAAAGGAAGTACATCTattggctctgtatctggtagtaGCAGCATAAGTAACTCCTCTGGTCCTGGTGATGACGGTTCACATCTTTGGCCTCAGTTACCTGCTTGGGAAATACTAGAAGCTGTTCCATTTGTGGTTGATGCTGCTCTAACTGCTTGCTCCCATGGAAGACTATTTCCGCGTGAACTGGCTACAG GTCTCAAAGATCTAGCTGATTTTCTGCCTGCATCTACTGCAACAATCGTAAGCTACTTTTCAGCTGAAGTGACACGTGGTGTTTGGAAACCTGCATTCATGAATGGAACAGATTGGCCTAGCCCGGCTGCCAATTTATCCATGGTTGAAGAACATATCAAGAAAATTGTAGCTGCTACTGGCGTTGATGTTCCAAGACTTGCCACAG GAGGAACTACTTTGGGTAGACTTCCATTGCCACTGGCTGCTTTTGTGAGCCTCACCATCACATACAAGCTTGACAAGGCATCCGAACGTTTCCTTAACCTAGCTGGTCCAGCTTTAGAGAATCTTGCTGCTAGCTGCCCTTGGCCAAGCATGGCAATTGTCGCAGCACTGTGGACTCAAAAGGTCAAGCGATGGAGTGATTTTCTAGTCTTTTCAGCATCACGCACGGTCTTCCACCATAACAATGATGCAGTTGTCCAGCTCCTCCGAAGCTGCTTCACTTCTATTCTTGGCATGTCGTCAACATCATTATGCTGTTGCGGAGGTGTTGCTAGCCTTCTGGGTCACGGGTTTGGCTCTCATTGCTCTGGTGGTCTCTCACCAGTTGCACCAGGAATTCTCTACCTCCGGATATTCCGGTGCATCAAGGACTGCTCTATACTTGCAGAAGATATACTTTCTCTGCTGATGCTTTCGGTGAAAGACATAGCTGAGACAACAGTGTCCAGGCATGGATCGGACAAGCTAAAGAGGACCAAGTATGCAATGGGACATGGAAAGATCTCTCTTGCTACTGCAATGACACAAGTTAAGGTGGCGGCATCACTTGGAGCGACACTCGTGTGGTTATCAGGCGGTACTACCCTTGTCCAGTCTCTGTTTCAAGAGATGTTGCCCTCTTGGTTCCTTTCTGCGCAGGATCTGGACCGAGGAGGAGCCAGTGGAGGAACGGTATACAAGTTGGGTGGCCATGCACTTGCCTACTTTGCAGTGTACTCTGGGATGTTCGCATGGGGCATCGACCCGACACCAGTGTCCCGGCGTCGAGAGAGGGTTATGCGGTCGCACCTGGAGTTCCTAGCAAGCGCATTGGACGGAAAGATCTCTCTAGGCTGCAACATGTCCCTGTGGCGAGCCTACGTTTCAGGCTTCCTGGGGCTGGTAGTGGACCGCGCCCCCTGCTTGTTGCATGAGGTCGACCTCAAGGTGCTCAAGAAGCTTAGCATTGGGCTCCGGCAGTGGAAAGAGAAGGAGCTTGCCGTGGCCATCCTTTGCAGGGGTGGACCGGAGGCAATGGGTGTTGCCGCAGAGTTGATATTGGATAGCGAGTGGTGA